A section of the Dictyoglomus sp. genome encodes:
- the topA gene encoding type I DNA topoisomerase — protein sequence MEKKKIIIVESPAKAKTIEKILGNEFKVIASYGHIRDLPDKEMGIEIKENFKPKYIILPGKEKIIKNLKEEVKNADHLYLATDPDREGEAIAWHITEVLKINEEKFSRIEFHEITPKAVRLALESPRKLDWNKISAQQTRRILDRIVGYELSPFLWNKVKKGLSAGRVQSVALRLVCEREREIENFVPQEYWQIWAYLTNEDEKEELVARLISFRDKEIEIKNLESVERIINEIKNKDFIVKNLIPKEEKKNPPLPFITSTMQQEAGKRFGFPVEKTMRIAQSLYEGIDIGEERIGLITYMRTDSTRIAEEAREEAEKFIIEKYGEDYLGRERKEKKKLGVQGAHEAIRPTSLYREPEIIKNYLTLDQYKLYSLIWERFLVSQMSPAVYDVLEVDISAGDYLFKVKGKTLKFKGYLAIYKDDEEEKELLLPFPLELAQKLLLKKLEPKQFFTQPPSRYTEATLVRTLERNGVGRPSTYAVIISTLKERKYVELKDKFLIPTTLGKIVNDLLVDKFPHLIDIKFTANMEENLDKVEEGKIQSEEVLKEFYPSFKEELDKAYEETKKVSLLEKTEKICPKCGNFLFLRENKYGKFYACSNYPNCEYTEPIYEYAKGNCPLCGAPVVRRISKKNGKNNKFWGCSKYPECSFASSYEPIDRECPKCGNILLKGKIFLKCSNTSCDYIIWTKRRKKQ from the coding sequence ATGGAAAAGAAGAAAATAATTATTGTAGAATCACCTGCTAAAGCAAAAACTATAGAAAAAATATTAGGTAATGAGTTTAAAGTTATTGCTTCTTATGGTCATATCAGAGATTTACCTGATAAAGAGATGGGTATAGAGATAAAAGAAAATTTTAAGCCCAAATATATTATTCTTCCTGGAAAAGAAAAGATAATAAAAAATTTAAAAGAAGAAGTTAAAAATGCTGATCATTTATACTTAGCAACGGATCCTGATAGAGAAGGAGAAGCTATTGCGTGGCATATAACGGAAGTTTTAAAGATAAATGAAGAAAAATTCTCCAGAATTGAATTCCATGAGATAACCCCAAAAGCAGTAAGATTAGCTTTGGAATCTCCTAGGAAATTGGATTGGAATAAAATTAGTGCTCAACAGACTCGAAGAATTTTAGATAGAATTGTAGGATACGAATTAAGTCCTTTTTTATGGAACAAAGTGAAAAAAGGGCTTTCTGCAGGAAGGGTCCAATCTGTTGCTTTAAGATTGGTTTGTGAAAGAGAAAGAGAAATTGAAAATTTTGTTCCTCAGGAATACTGGCAAATTTGGGCCTATTTAACTAACGAGGATGAGAAGGAAGAATTGGTTGCAAGATTGATTTCTTTTAGAGATAAGGAAATTGAAATTAAAAATTTAGAGTCTGTAGAGAGAATAATAAATGAAATTAAAAATAAGGATTTTATAGTTAAAAATCTTATTCCTAAGGAAGAGAAGAAAAATCCACCTCTTCCTTTTATAACTAGCACAATGCAACAAGAAGCAGGAAAAAGATTCGGTTTCCCTGTAGAGAAAACTATGAGGATTGCCCAAAGTTTATATGAAGGAATAGATATAGGAGAAGAAAGAATTGGGTTAATAACATATATGAGAACAGATTCAACAAGAATAGCAGAAGAAGCAAGAGAAGAAGCAGAGAAATTTATCATAGAGAAATACGGAGAAGATTATTTAGGTAGGGAAAGAAAAGAAAAAAAGAAGCTAGGAGTTCAAGGAGCCCACGAGGCTATTCGTCCTACTTCGTTATATAGAGAGCCAGAAATTATAAAGAATTATTTAACTTTAGATCAATATAAATTATATTCCTTAATATGGGAAAGATTTTTAGTTAGCCAAATGTCCCCTGCAGTTTATGATGTGTTGGAGGTAGATATTTCAGCGGGAGATTACCTATTTAAAGTAAAGGGGAAAACTCTAAAATTTAAGGGATATTTAGCTATCTATAAAGATGATGAAGAAGAAAAAGAATTACTTCTTCCTTTTCCTTTAGAGTTAGCTCAGAAATTACTACTAAAAAAACTGGAGCCAAAACAGTTTTTTACTCAACCTCCTTCTCGCTATACAGAAGCCACTTTAGTAAGAACATTAGAAAGAAATGGTGTAGGAAGACCCAGTACTTATGCAGTAATAATTTCTACCCTTAAAGAAAGAAAATATGTAGAATTAAAAGATAAATTCTTAATTCCTACAACCCTAGGGAAAATAGTGAATGATCTTTTAGTAGATAAATTTCCTCATCTTATTGATATAAAATTTACTGCAAATATGGAAGAGAATTTGGATAAGGTTGAAGAGGGGAAAATTCAAAGTGAGGAAGTTCTTAAGGAATTTTATCCATCTTTTAAGGAGGAACTAGATAAGGCTTATGAGGAAACAAAAAAAGTATCTCTCTTGGAAAAAACTGAAAAAATATGTCCAAAATGTGGAAATTTTTTATTTTTAAGAGAAAATAAATATGGAAAATTTTATGCATGTTCTAATTATCCAAATTGTGAATATACAGAACCTATCTACGAATATGCAAAAGGGAATTGTCCCTTATGTGGAGCTCCTGTTGTAAGAAGAATATCAAAGAAAAATGGGAAAAATAATAAGTTTTGGGGCTGCAGCAAGTATCCTGAATGTTCCTTTGCATCTTCTTATGAACCTATAGATAGAGAATGTCCAAAATGTGGAAATATTCTTCTAAAAGGAAAAATCTTTTTAAAATGTTCTAACACTTCTTGTGACTATATTATTTGGACTAAAAGGAGAAAAAAACAGTGA
- the dprA gene encoding DNA-processing protein DprA, whose translation MYNDLKYEEKPFLYALSFFPPLFRRWGEWKKFVSLKELFLLPEKELLEIFSYSSIIQEFLVFRRKTSWEKFWEDLIKREIRMVVLEEINYPSLLKEIKNPPLYLLYQGNLEGEKFIAVVGTRRPTSYGIKIARDFARELSSLGFIIVSGLAYGIDTFAHEGALETGKTWAVLGSSLDYIYPKGNQRLAEKIKENGALISEYPLGTKPSYYTFPQRNRIISGISQGVLVVEAGEKSGALITASFALDQGREVFAIPGRLIDEKSFGTNKLIQDGAKMVLEVKDILEEFRIPYLEKKQKINLTSEEEMVLQKLSLDPIFIEDIVKELDISISKLMFILISLQAKGIVEEYPGNRYAVKRSV comes from the coding sequence ATGTATAACGATCTAAAGTATGAAGAGAAACCTTTTCTGTATGCTTTAAGTTTTTTTCCACCCCTTTTCAGAAGATGGGGAGAATGGAAAAAATTTGTTTCCCTTAAAGAGTTATTTTTACTACCAGAAAAAGAATTATTAGAAATTTTTTCTTATTCATCTATAATTCAAGAATTTTTAGTTTTTAGAAGAAAAACTTCCTGGGAAAAATTTTGGGAGGATCTAATAAAAAGAGAAATAAGAATGGTAGTTTTAGAGGAAATTAACTATCCTTCCCTTTTAAAAGAAATTAAAAATCCTCCTCTTTATCTTCTTTATCAAGGTAATTTAGAGGGAGAAAAGTTTATTGCTGTTGTAGGTACTAGAAGACCTACTTCTTATGGAATAAAAATAGCAAGAGATTTTGCAAGAGAACTTTCCTCTCTCGGGTTTATCATAGTAAGTGGCTTAGCTTACGGAATTGATACTTTTGCTCATGAGGGGGCTCTAGAGACGGGAAAAACTTGGGCGGTTCTAGGAAGCTCTTTAGATTATATTTATCCAAAAGGAAACCAAAGATTAGCAGAAAAAATAAAGGAAAATGGAGCCTTAATATCTGAATATCCCTTAGGTACAAAACCTTCCTATTATACTTTTCCTCAAAGAAATAGAATTATTAGTGGAATATCTCAAGGGGTTTTAGTAGTTGAGGCAGGAGAGAAGAGTGGAGCATTAATTACCGCAAGTTTTGCACTAGATCAAGGAAGAGAAGTATTTGCAATTCCAGGAAGACTGATTGATGAAAAGAGCTTTGGAACTAATAAATTAATTCAAGATGGAGCAAAAATGGTTTTAGAAGTTAAGGATATTCTAGAGGAATTTAGAATTCCTTATTTAGAGAAAAAACAAAAAATTAATCTTACTTCTGAAGAGGAAATGGTATTGCAAAAATTATCTCTTGATCCTATATTTATTGAGGATATAGTAAAAGAATTAGATATCTCTATTTCAAAGCTAATGTTCATTTTAATATCTTTACAAGCAAAGGGAATTGTAGAAGAATATCCAGGAAATAGATATGCAGTAAAAAGGAGTGTATAG
- a CDS encoding YifB family Mg chelatase-like AAA ATPase, translated as MLSKISSAVLLGLECYKVEVEVDISSGVPSFNIVGLAEQAIQEAKERVRSAIKNSNFEFPLRRITVNLAPADLRKDSSLLDLPIAIGILSCQFNFNIDSEDIAFLGELALDGRVRKGKGLLPLVWGLKNKGFKKIIIPKENETECSLVKDAEIYPVENLTQVINFLTGNQSILPLEFKIPSYSFFFDEDFSMIKGQEVAKRAMEISASGGHNILLVGPPGTGKTLLAKSLPSILPPLTYEEAFEVTQIYSIAGLLNNEYLIQKRPFRNPHHTISYAGLLGGGSTPQVGEISLAHRGVLFLDELPEFRRDVLEALRQPLEEGRVIISRSKYTVSYPAQFILVGSMNPCKCGYFGDKEKNCICSPYEVRNYWHKISGPLLDRFDIRIYVGRVEKNKIFKDEKSESSTEIRKRVERARRIQEERFKKEKISTNSQMSPKYIKKYCPLSNEAKIFLSNIIDKINLSLRGLDRVIKVARTIADLEESEDIKVDHLAEAVSYRGLEDFIS; from the coding sequence ATGCTTTCTAAGATTTCCTCTGCAGTACTTTTAGGATTAGAATGTTATAAGGTAGAAGTTGAAGTAGACATCTCCTCTGGTGTTCCTAGTTTTAATATTGTAGGCTTGGCAGAACAAGCTATACAAGAAGCAAAAGAAAGAGTAAGATCTGCTATAAAAAACAGTAACTTTGAATTTCCATTAAGGAGAATAACAGTAAATCTTGCACCAGCTGATTTAAGAAAGGACAGTTCTTTACTTGACCTACCCATCGCTATAGGTATTTTATCTTGTCAATTCAATTTCAATATTGATTCTGAAGATATTGCTTTTTTAGGAGAATTAGCTCTAGATGGAAGAGTAAGAAAAGGAAAAGGATTATTACCCTTAGTTTGGGGACTTAAAAATAAGGGATTTAAAAAGATTATAATCCCTAAAGAAAATGAAACAGAATGTAGTTTAGTAAAAGATGCCGAGATATATCCAGTAGAAAATCTTACTCAGGTTATAAATTTTCTCACAGGAAATCAAAGTATACTACCATTAGAATTTAAAATTCCATCATATAGTTTTTTCTTTGACGAAGATTTTTCTATGATAAAGGGACAAGAGGTAGCAAAAAGAGCAATGGAAATATCCGCATCAGGTGGACATAATATCTTATTAGTAGGCCCTCCTGGGACTGGCAAAACTCTTCTTGCAAAATCTCTCCCTTCCATTCTTCCTCCTTTAACTTATGAAGAGGCCTTTGAAGTAACTCAGATTTATAGTATTGCGGGACTTTTGAATAATGAATATCTTATTCAGAAAAGACCCTTCAGAAATCCTCATCATACTATATCCTATGCAGGACTCCTCGGAGGTGGATCTACTCCTCAGGTAGGAGAAATAAGTCTTGCCCATAGAGGAGTATTGTTTTTAGATGAACTTCCTGAGTTCAGAAGAGATGTGTTAGAAGCATTAAGACAACCTCTAGAAGAGGGAAGAGTAATTATATCTCGTTCTAAATATACTGTTTCTTATCCTGCCCAATTTATTCTTGTTGGTAGTATGAATCCTTGTAAATGTGGTTATTTTGGGGATAAGGAGAAAAATTGCATTTGTTCTCCATACGAGGTTAGAAATTATTGGCATAAGATATCTGGCCCTCTACTTGATAGATTTGATATCAGAATTTATGTGGGAAGAGTAGAAAAAAACAAAATTTTTAAGGACGAAAAAAGTGAGAGCTCTACAGAAATAAGGAAAAGAGTGGAAAGGGCAAGAAGAATTCAAGAAGAAAGATTTAAAAAAGAAAAAATCTCTACCAATTCTCAAATGAGTCCCAAATATATTAAGAAATATTGTCCATTATCTAATGAAGCCAAGATTTTCCTTTCAAATATAATAGATAAAATAAATCTTTCTCTCCGAGGACTTGATAGAGTGATAAAGGTAGCAAGAACTATTGCAGATCTAGAAGAAAGCGAAGATATCAAAGTAGACCACTTAGCAGAAGCAGTATCTTATAGGGGACTTGAGGATTTTATTTCATAA
- a CDS encoding YraN family protein → MDKKIRGRLGEDFALEYFKKRGFEIWERNYKTNFGEIDLIVKKGNLLIFVEVKTRKSLEFGSPIEAINKRKQEKIRFIADYYLSKRKIKDYQIRFDVFSILLDKDNKIKSFEHISNAF, encoded by the coding sequence ATGGATAAGAAAATAAGAGGAAGACTTGGGGAAGATTTTGCACTGGAATATTTTAAGAAAAGGGGATTTGAAATTTGGGAGAGAAATTATAAAACTAATTTTGGAGAAATTGATTTAATCGTTAAAAAGGGAAATCTTTTGATTTTTGTCGAGGTTAAAACGAGAAAATCTTTAGAATTTGGAAGCCCTATTGAGGCAATAAATAAGAGAAAACAAGAGAAAATAAGATTTATTGCTGATTATTATCTCTCGAAAAGAAAAATTAAAGATTATCAAATAAGATTTGACGTTTTTTCTATTCTTTTAGACAAAGATAATAAAATTAAATCCTTTGAGCACATTTCTAATGCTTTCTAA
- a CDS encoding ribonuclease HII, which translates to MATSKNSSYSLRSKELQLWQKYEKIAGVDEAGRGALAGPVFAGAVILPPFSSLPLKDSKLLKPKERKEFFLLIKEEALDWSYGVSTVEEIEKLGILKAVLLAMKRAIESLKIKPDFVLVDGNQLIPKLEIPQEAIVKGDRFCKCISGASIVAKVLRDEFMEKLDKEYPFYGFRKHKGYPTKEHRKNIICYGPSEIHRKTFKLI; encoded by the coding sequence ATGGCCACCTCAAAGAATTCAAGTTATTCATTGAGGAGTAAAGAATTACAGCTTTGGCAAAAATACGAAAAGATTGCAGGAGTGGACGAAGCTGGAAGAGGAGCATTGGCAGGACCTGTTTTTGCTGGGGCTGTAATTCTTCCTCCTTTTTCCTCATTACCTTTGAAAGATTCTAAACTTCTTAAACCAAAAGAAAGAAAAGAGTTTTTTTTATTGATTAAAGAAGAGGCTTTAGATTGGAGTTATGGAGTTTCTACAGTTGAGGAAATTGAAAAATTGGGAATTTTAAAAGCAGTATTATTGGCAATGAAAAGAGCAATTGAAAGCCTGAAAATAAAACCTGATTTTGTTTTAGTTGATGGAAATCAGCTAATACCAAAATTAGAAATTCCTCAAGAAGCAATAGTTAAAGGAGATAGATTTTGTAAATGTATTTCTGGAGCTTCTATAGTTGCTAAAGTTTTAAGAGATGAATTTATGGAGAAATTAGATAAAGAATATCCTTTTTATGGATTTAGAAAACACAAAGGTTATCCTACTAAAGAGCATAGAAAAAATATTATCTGTTATGGTCCTTCGGAAATTCATAGAAAGACTTTTAAATTAATATAA
- the lepB gene encoding signal peptidase I: MKEKLEEVVFWFKDKIDFLLSKRQELKGKEWYDFVETILFAFVLAFLIKSFILQISYIPTGSMIPTLNDGEAVLVVRIPYYFREPVRGEVIVFKYPLDPSKEYVKRLIGLPGDTVEIKKGNVYINGKLLEENYVKRKSDDNYGPIKVPKDSYFVLGDNRPVSVDSRYWGFVPKKNLVGKAILLLWPPQRIQVIH; the protein is encoded by the coding sequence ATGAAGGAAAAGCTTGAGGAGGTAGTTTTTTGGTTTAAGGATAAGATAGATTTTTTATTATCAAAAAGACAGGAATTGAAAGGTAAGGAGTGGTATGATTTTGTTGAAACGATTCTTTTTGCTTTTGTTTTAGCTTTTCTTATTAAAAGCTTTATACTACAAATATCTTATATTCCAACAGGATCCATGATTCCTACATTAAACGACGGCGAGGCTGTTTTAGTGGTGAGAATACCTTATTATTTTAGAGAGCCTGTGAGAGGAGAAGTTATTGTTTTTAAGTATCCCTTAGATCCATCTAAGGAGTATGTAAAAAGACTTATAGGTTTGCCCGGAGATACCGTAGAAATTAAGAAAGGGAATGTGTACATTAATGGAAAACTTTTGGAAGAAAATTATGTAAAGAGAAAAAGTGATGACAATTATGGTCCTATAAAGGTTCCTAAAGATAGTTATTTTGTTTTAGGGGATAATAGACCTGTTAGTGTGGATAGTAGATATTGGGGATTTGTTCCTAAGAAAAATCTTGTAGGAAAAGCAATTTTACTGTTATGGCCACCTCAAAGAATTCAAGTTATTCATTGA
- the rplS gene encoding 50S ribosomal protein L19: MDLIIQNVEKELMKNKEIPEIWPGDTVRVHYKIVEGEKERIQVYEGIVISKKHGGLRETITVRKVVQGVGVERIFPLYSPFVEKIEVVRRGKVRRAKLYYLRGLRGKKAKIAERVEE, encoded by the coding sequence ATGGATTTGATTATCCAAAATGTGGAGAAGGAATTAATGAAAAACAAAGAAATTCCTGAGATTTGGCCAGGAGATACTGTTAGAGTTCACTATAAAATAGTAGAAGGAGAAAAAGAAAGAATACAAGTTTACGAAGGTATTGTGATTTCTAAAAAACATGGAGGATTAAGAGAAACGATTACTGTAAGGAAAGTAGTTCAAGGAGTTGGAGTAGAAAGAATATTTCCTTTATATTCTCCTTTTGTAGAAAAGATTGAGGTAGTAAGAAGAGGAAAAGTAAGAAGGGCAAAACTCTATTATTTACGTGGTTTGCGTGGGAAAAAAGCAAAAATAGCTGAAAGGGTGGAAGAATGA